A stretch of the Notamacropus eugenii isolate mMacEug1 chromosome 2, mMacEug1.pri_v2, whole genome shotgun sequence genome encodes the following:
- the LOC140523310 gene encoding olfactory receptor 5P58-like: MGENHTMVTWFLLLGLTEEKELKGVLFVIFLLVYSVTVLGNLGMVILIRTSSQLHTPMYFFLSILSFVDFSYSTINTPRLLVSFLTSDRSISFAACVVQMAMMTLHGTVECLLLAIMAYDRFAAICHPLLYHAIMSQCLCVKLVAVIYAAGTANAVVQTGNVFRLPYCGPNIIDHYFCDVPPVLHLAVSYTYILVTICRMHSLEAQQKALSTCASHLTAISLFYSTIIFMYAQPNSGKLSDQNKVVSVFYTTVIPMLNPLIYSLRNKEVKTALKKKVQGKTQGES, encoded by the exons ATGGGAGAGAATCATACCATGGTCACCTGGTTCCTCCTACTGGGACTGACAGAGGAAAAGGAGCTGAAAGGAGTCCTCTTTGTAATCTTCTTACTGGTCTACTCAGTAACTGTACTGGGTAATCTGGGCATGGTCATCCTGATCCGCACCAGCTCTCAGCTCCACACACCCATGTATTTCTTCTTGAGCATCCTCTCCTTTGTGGACTTCTCCTACTCTACTATAAACACCCCAAGGCTGCTGGTCAGCTTCCTCACCAGTGACAGGTCCATCTCCTTTGCTGCCTGTGTGGTTCAGATGGCAATGATGACTCTCCATGGAACAGTAGAATGTCTGCTTCTCGCCATCATGGCCTATGACCGATTTGCAGCCATCTGCCACCCTCTGCTCTACCATGCCATCATGTCCCAATGCTTGTGTGTAAAGCTGGTGGCCGTGATCTATGCTGCAGGAACAGCCAATGCAGTAGTACAGACAGGGAATGTCTTCAGGCTGCCCTACTGTGGCCCCAACATCATAGACCACTACTTTTGTGATGTCCCTCCAGTGCTCCATCTTGC GGTCTCCTACACCTACATCCTGGTCACCATCTGCAGGATGCACTCCCTGGAGGCCCAACAGAAGGCACTCTCCACCTGTGCCTCCCACCTCACTGCCATCTCCCTCTTCTATAGCACCATTATCTTCATGTATGCTCAGCCAAACTCTGGGAAACTCTCAGACCAAAACAAGGTTGTGTCTGTGTTCTACACCACTGTGATCCCCATGCTCAACCCTCTGATCTACAGCTTGAGAAATAAGGAGGTGAAAACAGCCTTGAAGAAAAAGGTTCAAGGAAAGACTCAAGGGGAAAGTTAG